AGACTGGACCCGGGCTGGTCCACGTCCCTCAGAAGCTGTGCCCTTAACCATGTTTCCTCCACCACCTCGACGGGGAGACTGGACCACGGGgcccagagccagcccagctGGCTTGTGATGATTTGAAAACAGATGCCCTTGGCCCTGGTTCTGAGTAATACCCCACATGAGACACGGCTGTCTGCCAGCTCATGGGGACCGTCACCCGTCTGTGACTGAGCCAGCGCCTGGGCATTTGGGGGCTGGGAGGCAGAAAAGGAAACCTGAAGCTGGGGGTcagaggctgagagagagaggCCATTCTGGTGGAGACCCCGCGTCCCACAACAAGCCAGCTCTTAGGAAGTGAAAGAGGGCGAAGGCAAGAGAAAAGGTCTTTTGGCAAGATGGctttctgccttaaaaaaaaaaaaaaacaaaacacttttacaAGCAAGTGTAACCACTGTGAGAAGACAGAGTGGGTGCCTTCCACCACAGGAGGCTGGGCACGGGTGGGACACAGGCTTCTGAGAAATTCGGGACAGGGACCCTGACCCCCTTCTCTGGTCCATGGCGGCCACCCCCGGGGGCAGCCGAATCTGCAGGCTCCCGACTGTGACCTCCTCCTTGGTGTTTAATGAGCTCAGGGCCCCGGGCAGGAGATGGCCTACTAGGCAGGTGTTACCCTAATttgtgagctttttaaaaaaataaacagaaaaattagcAAAATCACATTCCTGATCATCCCTCCTGTAGTGGCCCCAAATTTGCTGACTGCTAACATTAAACGATGCATTTCAGTAGGGGAATGCATTTTTTACATTGTGATaagatatacataaaatttaccaccttaaccatttttaagtttggtagcattaagtacatccaCATTGTTGTATGTctatctccagaacattttcatcttccccaactgaaactccgCACTCATGAAACACTGACTCCCCCGTTTCCctctcccagcccttggcaaccgccattctactttctgtctctatgaatttgactcttctagggatctcatatatgtggaatcatacagtatttgtccttttgtgtctgacttatttcactttgcataatgtcttcaaggttcatccatgttgtagcatgtgtcagaatttcctttttaaggatgaataatattccattgcgtgGATAGACCACTTTATCcatcatccgttgatggacacttcagttgtttccaccttttggctattgtgaataatgctgctatgaacaggaaTGCATTTTGTAAAGTAGTATATTCTGGAGAGCACCGCTGGTGTACACAGGTATGCAGAATTCTGGGGGCAAAGTGTCCTGAGCTTTGGTATGGCAGGTGCCCAGGCCTGATTGCTTAGCTAAATCAACTTGGGAAAAAGACGCCCCCCTCCAGCTGCCGTTACTTTATCTGTCTGGTGGGGTGGATGTGATTGTTGATGAGTTTCTAAGGGGTGGGCTCCCCAGACGCTGCTGTGCCCCCAGCCATGTGTCCTCAGAGCAACTTAGGACAGTCCTCTTCTGTCAGAGAGTTATTATTATAGTAACAATAGAgacagcagggcttccctggtggcgcagtggttaagaatccgcctgccaatgcgggggacacaggttcgagccctggtccaggaagatcccacatgccgcggagcaactaagccagtgcgccacaactactgagcctgcgctctagagcctgtgagccacaactactgaagcccgcgtgcctagagcccgtgctccacaacaagagaagccaccacaatgagaagcccacgcgccgcaactagagaaagcccgtgcgcagcaatgaagacccaatgcagccaaaaataaataaatttaaaaaataattaaaaaaaaaatagtgacagcAATGGTGCTAACAGGCACCAATCACTGGCATTTGTCTTAtgccctgccctgggctggcATGCTCCTGCCTGTGTCTTCCATGACCCCAGGTAGGATGTGGGTGATGAGTCTGGGGTCCAGGGAGGGCTGGGATTTTGCCCAGGGTCTCACACCAGTGAGAGGGTGGCTGAGACTTTCAGCAAGGCCAGTAGGTTTCCTGAGTCCGAGCTCTGGACAGCCCGGCTGCCTGCTTCCTCCCCAGGAAGGCTGAGCCCCCTGCAAGCAAGTCGGGCTGACCAAGTGCTGCTGGTTCTCAGACCGGCCCGAAGCTGCAAGTGCAGGTTCCCCGGCAGCAGCAGCAAGTCCAGGAGGCATTGATTGTAAAGCTGGCCCCGAGGCTGGGACCGAGAGCAGAGTTTTGAGACTGGCTGGTTAGGTTTTCTTGGTTCTACTGCTCCAAAGACAGGGGCCAACCAGGTGGGAGCCATTCTGGCTGAGCTGTGCTTCCTATTCTAGGCGGGCATGAGCAGAAACAAGGCGGGGGGAGGGTGGGCGGTGGGGAGAAGAGGGCACCGCCCACGGTGTTGGCCTTGCTGGGCGGAGGGCCAGGGAGCCCAGGCCCATACGTGGTGGAGGAGATGTGGAGGGGAGGGGCCAGAGCCTTGGCGAGGGCCCTGAGCGCTGGTTCCCATGCCCCTGGCCACCAAAGCTCGGGGGCAGGCGGGCGTTTGACCCCGGTCACATGCTGGTCAATGAGGAGCTCAAATCACTCCTAGATGTGCCGACCCCACGGCCACTGGGGGCCCCTAAAGCAAGAGAAAGGAACTCCCTGCCACCTGCACTCCTACCCAGGCCGCCCTGACGCGCTGTATGGCCAGGAGAGtagccccaccccagcctctcgGGGCCAGTGGCCTCTGCCCTAACCAAGGTCACAGGGTTGCATGTGGCCGTCCCACCAGCCGCTGGGACATGGGACGGGGGGGCACAGCGCAGGTCAGGGCCCCCCATTACTGTGTGctgcccccaggcccctcccttgagggcaggggcagcTAGGGCTTCCCAAAGCCCAGCCAGAATCCAGCCCTGTCTACAGTGGTTTCCGGGGGAGACCAATTTGAGATGATGCAAGAGAACAGGATGTGGCTTTTGAGGGGGGCCACGTCTAGGGGAGCCCCAGTTCCCTGACATGATGTTGGGTGTCTGTTTACTGTCTGGCCCCCTGGGGAGGTAAGCCCCAGGGACAAGGGGATGCAGATGAGCCTGTGTGTGGCTGGCTGAGTAAACTGGCCTTCCCATCCTCAGGTCCAGCTGGGAGCTCCCGGACCTCCAGGACGGCAAGATTGAGGCCATCAGCGACTCGGATGGGGTGAACTACCCCTGGTACGGCAACACCACGGAGACCTGCACCATCGTGGGCCCCACCAAGAGAGACTCCAAGTTCATCATCAGCATGAATGACAACTTTTACCCCAGCGTCACGTGGGCCGTGCCCGTCAGCGAGAGCAACGTGGCCAAGCTGACCAACATCTACCGGGACCAGAGCTTCATCACGTGGCTGGTAGCCACCAACACCTCGACCAACGACATGATCATTTTGCAGACACTGCACTGGCGCATGCAGCTCAGCATCGAGGTGAACCCCAGCCGGCCCCTGGGCCAGCGCGCCCGGCTGCGGGAGCCCATCGCCCAGGACCAGCCCAAAATCCTGAGCAAGAATGAGCCCATCCCACCCAGCGCCCTGGTCAAGCCCAATGCCAACGACGCTCAGGTCCTCATGTGGCGGCCCAAGTACGGGCAGGCGCTGGTGGTGATCCCGCCCAAGCACCGGTGACAGCCAGGGCGCCCGCGAGGTGACACCCAAGTAACAACACCACGCAAACAACCCGCACGGACTCTGCAGTCGTTCAGCAAAATACAACCTTTCTACCTTCTCCAGCGGGCGGATCTCACTGTGCGAACGCCCGCGGATGGCCCCCCGCCCTCCTGGGACCTGcttccctgggggaggggggagacccAGGCGGGACCGACCACTCCACGTGCGCCCTCAGTGTCACCTTgggtctcctttcctctcctcgcAATTTCCGTCATTCACTTGCAACAGACTCCCTGAAACAACTGCTTTTtccgttcctttttttttttttttttttaacgcctCTTTACGAGGCTCAGGGGTGGGACGAGGGGCAGCTGGTGATGAGCCTGGTGGCACGGCACCGGGTCTGATCCGCGGCGGCCCCTCCCGGGGCAGCTCCCCCTCGTCCTCCATCACGCGGCCTTATGTAGACTTGCTTTGCCAAACTTTTGCCTTAAgctgattttaaaggaaaaaaccggAAACACAGAGAGCAGGATGTCTTTTCTGCTGGACTTTGCATCTTCCgccagaggtgagggaggagggggttGGGCTACGGATTTAGATCTAAAACCGGCTGCTCATCTTCCGTTTTAGCTGAGCCGAAACCACAGGCAGATTCTGCCCCCAAAGTCCCTTCTCTCCACTCCAGGTAGAACCCTTACCCTACTCCGTGCCTGCAGAGACAAGCTGTGAGCTCGGGCTGAGGGTAGATCTGCCGGgggcttctctctcctctctcccctgcaGCCGGAACTTGCCTTGGGTGGGcctaggaggagagagggagggtccCGCGAGTTATAGGTTGagcccagggaattcccaccgtCTCGGTCCTCAGCGCCCATCGCCAGCTGGCTCTGTCGGCACATCTCAGTGGGCAGCTTTTCTGTTTCCATCCACACTGTCCCAAACGCCTGGAGGGCCAGCCACCTTACCCAGCTGTAGTTCAAAGGTAAGAAGGCCTGCCCTTGCCGCCCAGCACCTTCTCGGGGACGCCCCTCCCAGGCTCTCCGGGGGATGCCTGCAGATAGGCTCCAAGCACCGCGGTGCTGCAGGTGAGGGCACCCACAGATGGGCATGCCTGGACCTGGTAAGGCTGGGGAGGCGGGAGGCAAGAGGCAGACCCCCTGCTGCCGGTCCTTACAGAAGCGAGCCAGCGCCCACGGCCAGGGCGATGAAGTGAGCCTGGGGTTGAGGCTGGTCCTTGAGGTCACCCTCCTTggggtcctgggccctctggagCCCCAGGACCTGGTCCTGAGTGTCGCCAAGCTTTTTTAGCAAGGTCTGCCTTGAAGGCTGCTTGCAGGAGCTGAGGGGACACGCTGCTGAGGCCCCCTTCCTCCAAgcttgacaaacccacagctacaTCGCCTGGGTTCCTCATTCAGACCGATAATAATCGAGCTCAGAAAACTGTCAGATGAGAAGAAGAATCCATTTCTGCTGCAGATGAGCCATTGGTAGGAGTCCCAGTGACAgcgtgggcgggcagggctcACTAAGTCCACGCTCTGCCCCTCTACCCACGGGATATTGTATTTATTCAAGGGGTGCTTAACGTCCGGCCATCTCCCGAGCCCGCTCCCGATGGGAGGTGTGCAGCTCTCCCGGAACCTCTGGACGGGAAACAGCTTTGTGTGGCCGGCTGCCGGCCTGGTGCTTGGGGAGCCCCTGTCAGGACTGGGACCTTCCCCCTGGAAAGTGCCAGTTCCCCTTGGTGTGTTCGGAGGGAGGCCTGCCACCCAGAGAGGCCATAGCCTCAAGTGAGGGGGATGATGGGTCCCAGCTCCCCCTCTGGGGACAGGCTGCAGAGGGGTCAGGGTGGCAGTGGCCGGCTGCCGCGGACGGGACCTGGCCTCCTGATGGCACGGCCCTTCTCTGCACTCAGGTCTTTCTTGCACTACAAAGGAGAAAGGGCCTTGGGCGAGGGGTCAGGGACCGGAGTGCTGGTTCTGGGCTGGGTCATCGCTAAGGAGCTCTTACTAGGGTAGGGGTGGGAGTAGGAACCAACAGTAAGTGGTGGTCCTGAGCTGTCTGGGGGCAGAGTCCCCCAAGCCCACGCTTCCTGAGTGTGAGCAGGCCCTGGGCAGGGGCCCACGGCTGGGCCCACTTGGAGGAGCACTGCTGCTCGGCCCCGCCCCTCACTGCCCGGCCCCTtgctctctgcccctccccttgCTCTCTGCCCCTCCTGGCCTTTCTGAAGACAGGGTTGGGAGGACCCTGGGGAGGCTGCAGGTCCCGCTAAGGAAGCTCGGCTCAGCTTGGGTCTGGTCCCTCGGCTTCTCATGTCAGGAACACAGAGCCCAGGCTTCTCACCTGGGTCCCCGATCCCTTTGGTGTCCCCTCCCCGGCGTGGACACATTCCTCCAGCAATAAGGACCGTCTGGGGTCATGGAGAGTACTGTGAAAACAGACCAATGCACTCACCAGGAGGCACAAGACtcttgaagaaaatgtaaaatgaacctttttaaaacaacaaatatgcacaaagagaaataaaatgtaattttaaagtaGGCCTGGCTAGGATCTGGATGTTTCTGAAGTGGCGGTTCATTTGGGGGTTGACGGCTCTGGATCTCTGGCCTGGGGAGTGAATGTATCTGGGGGGGTGGGTATATGGCTGGAGCCTGGGGGTTCTGGTGCTAAGGGCCTTGGAGGAACCCAGGAGGAGGTGGGCCACTTCGCGGATGGCATCCTCTGCTCTCCACAGCCCTGGGACCTCAGTCCCCACCCAAAGTGCCCCCTGGTTGGGGCCCTgtgtggaggaggggcaggagactTGGATGTGCAGCTAGGACTTGGGGGCAGCTTGGCTTTTTGGCAAACGGTAGAAACCTGTGTGACAAGAGGGGTTAGTGTTTAGGCTGGGTCCTTACCCACAGACTTGCAAACCTGTCTTCACATGGAGACGCGGCTGCTAAGTCAAGGTCAACCTAGGCCGTGGCCCTGCACCTGCCCTCGCCTGTAGCTGGTGAAAGGCGTCGTGTGGCCAGAGCACTGATAGTAAATATCTTCTCCTCCTATTGGAACCTCCTTATGGAAGGATGAGAAGTGGGGCAGCCCAGAGGTCTGGAGTGGGTGTGGGCTCTGAAGGTGGACCGTGGATTCAAGGTCACTGTTGTGAGTCTGGGCAAGACACTGAGCCCGTCTGACCCCGCTTACCTTGTATGGAAGATGCGGGTTCTCTGAGTAGCCGCCTCCTGACACAGTGAGAACACCCTATTCTACTCGGTTTCTGGGTGTTAACTCACCAAATCCTCACAACACCCCAGATGTTATCccgatccccatttcacagatgaggaaactgagggagagCTGAAGTCAAGAAGCTGCCCAAGGCCATGCACCTGGGaagaggcagagtcaggatttgaaccccagccccagggcccaAACCTTCCCCTGTGTGCTCTCAACCTCAGCGAGTCATTGTGGAGCACACATTCTGGGCTCAATAATTAACGGCGCCTATTAATAAGAagagcccccccgcccccgcctgcgGCTCACTCCATCCTGGGTTCCCCAGGCAGGAAGTGCCTTCCTCCCCCCCCACAGGAAGTCTGTGCTGTCAGTTCTCCGTGGCCCACGGTGAGCCCGCTCGGTCCCGGCCTGTGAGGGGCTGCCTGGTCAGCTGCAGGCCACGGGCTCGCTCGTCGGCTGGGTGGGTGGTGGCCTCAACATCGCCATGGAGCACCAGGGGCCCCGTTCACTCTGGGCCTCGGGGAGTTGGTTTCTTCCCTGGGCTTCCCACACTGCAGCAACCCAACGGCATTCTGCATGCTGTCTCCTGGGTGTCTCCTCCGAGACACCAAAGCAGGAAATTGCATAATGGGCTCCACTGGCCGCCCTCCACCCAGATGGCTTATGGGTGGTGCAGCTCACTGTCGTGGTTTGGCTTTCGATTGTGGATTCAGCCCCTGCGCTCTGCCTGTGGGACCatggtgtgtgcgtgtgcgtgtgcatgtgtgtgaacaGAGAACGGGGTGCAGCCCTGGCCAATGGCAGGAGGGAGCTGAGCCGGATCCCATCAGGGTCCAGAGTTGCCCAGGCATTCGAACCTTCACACTGACATGGGAGGACGCGCAGACGGCCGCCTGCATTTGGGGGTAACATTTGGGAGGGGAATGTGCAGGGGGAGTGGTTACGAGTAAAATGGATTCCAAGTGGCATTTCGTCACACAGTGGAAGACTCCAGCCTCTCAAGCTGATAGCAGGTTAAATTTAGAAGTCCCAGACTGGGATGAGACACAGACACCAGGCTCCAGCCAGCTGTTGCAGCGTtctccccgcccccgccaggAGCCAAGGCCCGGGGAGCCGGCTGTCCAGGCTGGGCCAGGCCGACCTGCCCCAAGAGGCCCGGAGAAGCAGGCTCACTGCAACCTCACACCCAGCCTGCCTTCTACCAGTAAAGTCACTTCTGGGTAGAGCCCAACCTCTGCTCTGGACAAAGACTCCCTGTAGGTTAGGCCCTGAGGCCTAGAGGAAACCCCATTTGGGTCCAAGAGGGAGACAGCTTGTTGGCAACCGCAGAAAGGCGAAGGCTGGTGGCGCTCTCGGGTCCCTGGTCATTTCTAATGGCCCAGGCGCTCTCTCACACCTGGGGCTGGAGCTGTCTCTTGGTCCTCATCTATCCTGCCTGAATGGCCCCAAAGAGACTGTTTCCCACCTGGTTGGGGTCCGGGCCCTCAATTAAGGCAAATGTTGTGGGTAGTGACAGACCACAGTGCCCACACACCATCCACTAAGGATCCATCCGAATCA
The window above is part of the Eubalaena glacialis isolate mEubGla1 chromosome 9, mEubGla1.1.hap2.+ XY, whole genome shotgun sequence genome. Proteins encoded here:
- the FAM78A gene encoding protein FAM78A; the encoded protein is MPDFLWDCWPSLEIRAVLCAMGCIQSIGGKARVFREGITVIDVKASIDPIPTSIDESSSVVLRYRTPHFRASAQVVMPPIPKKETWIVGWIQACSHMEFYNQYGEQGMSSWELPDLQDGKIEAISDSDGVNYPWYGNTTETCTIVGPTKRDSKFIISMNDNFYPSVTWAVPVSESNVAKLTNIYRDQSFITWLVATNTSTNDMIILQTLHWRMQLSIEVNPSRPLGQRARLREPIAQDQPKILSKNEPIPPSALVKPNANDAQVLMWRPKYGQALVVIPPKHR